The Flavobacterium sp. 102 genomic interval TGATACTAAAAAAACAAGAATTGCGATTGCAGGTATTGGCGGAATTGGTGGATATATTGGTGGGAAATTAGCATATCATTATTTGAATACTGAGAATGTAGAAATTATATTTATAGCAAGAGGAGAAATAGCAGCAGCCATTAACAAAAATGGTTTGTGGCTAGATTCTAATGACACTTCCTATCAATGTATACCAACCTTAACTTCTGACAATCCCTCTGAAATCGGGATAATAGATATACTCATAGTCTGTACAAAAACCTTTTCTGTAGAAGAAATATTTATAAAATATGCGGTTAACCTCTCGTCAGATGTAACAATAATTACCACACAAAACACAGTAAATGGAAAAGAAAAGTTAACGCCTTACTTACCAGAACTGGCAACACTTATGGAAGGAAGTATTTACATAGCTTCAAACATCGTTAAACCGGGTAAAATACAACACGTTAGTGGCCCTGCAAAACTTTTTTTTGGTACAGAAGGAGAAAGCAATAGTAAAGGACATAAGATTGCCAAAATCCTTAATGATGCAGGTATAAATGCAACCTACACTACTAATATAAATTCTGTTGTGTGGAAGAAGTTTATGTTCGTTTCTCCAGCGGCCATCGTCACAGCGATTTTCGAAATTACTTTTTCTGAAATATTGGAAACTACAAAATCAGAATATTTGTTTATCAATTTAACTTCTGAATTAATGCAATTGGCTGCTGCAAAAAAGATTGCTTTTGATGATAATACAGTGCTTAACAATATGAATTTACTCCTCAATTTTAAAAGACATGGAAAATCTTCGTTTCAACTGGATTTAGAGAAAAACAAACAAACGGAAGTGGATTCACTAATAAAATATGTTATTGAAGAAGCCAAATTATTTCAGATTCCAACACCTCATTTTGAAAGCGGATTAACTCAATTGATTGAAAAACATAATACGTTATCAAATAGTTTTTAAAAAATATCAATCGAAGATTCTAATAAAATCAAGGCAAATTACAATTTCATTTTTATTGACTTTATAAAATGATTACAAACACATTATCATTACTTTTTGATCTAAATCTAAAAAAATTAATTTCCGAAATTGAGCTTTATAAAAATGAAGACGATATATGGCGAATAGAAAAAAATATTTCTAATTCCGCCGGAAATTTAGTGTTACATATAATTGGAAACTTAAACACTTACATTGGAAAGGAAATTGCAAAAAATAATTATGTTAGAAATAGAGAGCTTGAATTTTCTACTAAAAATATTCCAAGAAAAGATTTAATTGAAAGTATTACTGAAATTAGACAAGTCATTAACAAATCACTTAAAACGCTAACTCATAAAGACCTAAAAAGAGAATACCCTCTTTTAGTTTTATCAGAAATGACAACCACTGAGTACCTACTGGTTCATTTAGCAACTCATTTATCATATCATCTCGGACAAATTAATTACCACAGAAGATTTATTTAAGCACAAATATATTCAGATAAAATGATTAGAATTATTTTAATAGTCGTTATAGCAACAGCATCACTTGGTTTTGGCCAAAATCAAAAACAATTTGTATTAGGCAATATTGACGAAATTTATTCCAAAGAATTAAACGAAAAAAGAACTTTAAATATTTACCTTCCGGAAGGTTATAATTTAAATGACACCATACAATATCCGGTTATTTACCTTCTTGACGGTTCGGCGAACGAAGATTTTATTCACATTGTAGGAATAGTGCAATTCAATAATTTTGAATGGGTAAATCAAGTGCCAAAGTCTATCGTGGTAGGTATCGCAACGGTTGACAGACGTAGAGATTTTACATTTCCTACTACTATTGATAAAGATTTATTAGCATATCCAACTTCTGGCAACTCCAATAAATTTATTGCATTTATTGAAAACGAATTACAGCCGTTTATTGAAAAGAAGTATAAAACAAATTCGACCAAGACAATAATTGGACAATCTTTAGGGGGCTTGTTAGCTACACAAATTTTAATAACCAAACCAGTACTTTTTACTAAATATATTATTATAAGCCCAAGTTTGTGGTGGAATAATGGTTCAATTTTAAATCAAGAAATACAATGGTGGCAAACCAATTTGGCTCAAAAAACTGACGTCTACATTGCTGTTGGAAAAGAAGGTTTCACACCAACTGAAATTCCCAGAGTAATGGAAGTGGATGCAAATCTATTAGCTGAGAAAATACGAAATATTCAAAACACAAACTTTTCTGTTTTTTTTGATTATTTACCACAAGAAAATCACGCTACAATAATGCATCAGGCAGTATTAAATGCATTTAAGGTGTTAGATTCAAAAAATAAGAAATAGGTTCATCACGAAGCCTCTTCTACAATCCGTATCGTGCTGTAATAATACTCAGGCTATCCTTCGGGTTGGCTTTCTTCGTCAGCATGTAGCTCCTGCACCCTATTCAAAAACTCAGGCACGTCATTGGGAATAAGTTGTATTGCCAGCTCCATGATATTGGCCAGGTCAATATTAGGATTGCCTACCGTCGATGAAGGTTACACATTCGTCTGGCTGAAATGTCTACTTTTTTATTGCCTTAAGTTCTATTTTCCCGTAACAGTCATTTTCCCAAACGGTTTCAGAAGGTAGCATAAATTCCATAAAAATCGGCAAAGCCTCTACTAACTAAATTAACTTGTCCGATATGTGTATTGAGATAATTAATATTTTGTCCTGTAACTCCATCCTCCACAAAAAACAAATTTCCAATTCCTGTCCTCGCAAAAAGATTGCATTTTCAGAAATATTAGGGAATTTTCTACCTAATACATTGTAGTCGTCCGGATTTACCAGCCAAAACAAGCCCTCCCTATAAACATTCTTCAGGTTGTGTAATT includes:
- a CDS encoding ketopantoate reductase family protein, yielding MNDTKKTRIAIAGIGGIGGYIGGKLAYHYLNTENVEIIFIARGEIAAAINKNGLWLDSNDTSYQCIPTLTSDNPSEIGIIDILIVCTKTFSVEEIFIKYAVNLSSDVTIITTQNTVNGKEKLTPYLPELATLMEGSIYIASNIVKPGKIQHVSGPAKLFFGTEGESNSKGHKIAKILNDAGINATYTTNINSVVWKKFMFVSPAAIVTAIFEITFSEILETTKSEYLFINLTSELMQLAAAKKIAFDDNTVLNNMNLLLNFKRHGKSSFQLDLEKNKQTEVDSLIKYVIEEAKLFQIPTPHFESGLTQLIEKHNTLSNSF
- a CDS encoding DUF1572 family protein is translated as MITNTLSLLFDLNLKKLISEIELYKNEDDIWRIEKNISNSAGNLVLHIIGNLNTYIGKEIAKNNYVRNRELEFSTKNIPRKDLIESITEIRQVINKSLKTLTHKDLKREYPLLVLSEMTTTEYLLVHLATHLSYHLGQINYHRRFI
- a CDS encoding alpha/beta hydrolase, which translates into the protein MIRIILIVVIATASLGFGQNQKQFVLGNIDEIYSKELNEKRTLNIYLPEGYNLNDTIQYPVIYLLDGSANEDFIHIVGIVQFNNFEWVNQVPKSIVVGIATVDRRRDFTFPTTIDKDLLAYPTSGNSNKFIAFIENELQPFIEKKYKTNSTKTIIGQSLGGLLATQILITKPVLFTKYIIISPSLWWNNGSILNQEIQWWQTNLAQKTDVYIAVGKEGFTPTEIPRVMEVDANLLAEKIRNIQNTNFSVFFDYLPQENHATIMHQAVLNAFKVLDSKNKK